A region of Streptomyces deccanensis DNA encodes the following proteins:
- a CDS encoding transposase, whose product MAGVITASEPSWIAPFTGLSSRQFSKLNTALRREGADPVRRGRPWSLPLEDRVLLVAAYWRTNLTMRQLALLFGISKSAADRIIDHLGPLMSLQPRRQFSKDTVLIVDGTLVPTRDHEVAEQSKNYRYSTNHQVVIDADSRLVVVVGRPLPGNRNDCKAWQLSGAKDAVGRTTVIADGGYRGTGLVIPHRRERGQTELPAWKEEHNASHRKVRARVEHVFARMKGWKILRDCRLKGDGVHHAMRGIARLHNLVLTG is encoded by the coding sequence GTGGCTGGTGTGATCACGGCGTCGGAGCCGTCCTGGATAGCCCCGTTCACCGGGCTGAGCTCGCGGCAGTTCAGCAAGTTGAACACGGCGCTGCGGCGCGAGGGCGCGGACCCGGTGCGTAGAGGCCGACCGTGGAGTCTGCCGTTGGAGGATCGAGTGTTGCTGGTCGCGGCCTACTGGCGCACGAACCTGACAATGCGCCAGCTGGCCCTGCTGTTCGGCATCTCGAAGTCGGCGGCAGACCGGATCATCGACCACCTGGGCCCGCTGATGTCCCTGCAGCCGCGGCGCCAGTTCTCCAAGGACACCGTGCTGATAGTGGACGGCACCCTCGTGCCCACCCGCGACCACGAGGTAGCCGAGCAGTCCAAGAACTATCGGTACTCCACCAACCATCAGGTCGTGATCGACGCCGACAGCCGACTCGTCGTCGTGGTCGGTCGACCGCTGCCCGGCAACCGCAACGACTGCAAGGCGTGGCAGCTGTCCGGAGCCAAGGACGCTGTCGGCAGGACCACGGTGATCGCAGACGGCGGCTACCGGGGTACCGGACTGGTGATTCCGCATCGCCGCGAGCGCGGTCAGACCGAACTGCCAGCGTGGAAAGAGGAACACAACGCCTCCCACCGCAAGGTCCGCGCTCGCGTCGAGCATGTCTTCGCCCGCATGAAGGGCTGGAAAATCCTCCGCGACTGTCGTCTGAAAGGCGACGGAGTCCACCACGCCATGCGCGGCATCGCCCGTCTGCACAACCTCGTCCTCACGGGATAA
- a CDS encoding phosphoadenosine phosphosulfate reductase: protein MRVISYGGGVQSTALLVLAAQREIDFSTFLFANVGDDSEHPATLAYVREIAIPYAERAGLHIYELKRRRRDGATETLMQRLNRPDTRSIPIPVRMANGAPGRRNCTADFKIKVVGRWLREHGATAKAPAAVGIGISLDEIHRANRRRREAHEVIEYPLLDLGLRRDDCERIITEAGLPVPPKSSCFFCPFRTVDAWRHQRRHEPELFAQSVRLEETINRRRAALGRDDVYLTRYGIPLTQAIPDESPGEGEVDEGDGACDSGWCMT, encoded by the coding sequence ATGAGGGTCATCTCCTACGGAGGCGGCGTCCAATCGACCGCGCTGCTGGTGCTGGCCGCCCAGCGCGAGATCGACTTCTCCACCTTCCTCTTCGCCAATGTCGGGGACGACAGCGAGCACCCGGCGACCCTCGCGTACGTTCGCGAGATCGCCATCCCTTACGCCGAGCGTGCGGGACTGCACATCTACGAGCTCAAGCGACGCCGCCGTGACGGGGCCACGGAAACCCTCATGCAGCGGCTGAACCGGCCGGATACCCGGTCGATCCCCATCCCGGTCCGTATGGCCAACGGCGCTCCTGGCCGCCGCAACTGCACCGCAGACTTCAAGATCAAGGTGGTCGGGCGGTGGCTTCGGGAGCATGGCGCCACCGCGAAGGCACCGGCGGCGGTCGGCATCGGCATTTCGCTCGACGAAATCCATCGCGCCAACCGTCGGCGGAGGGAAGCCCACGAGGTCATCGAGTACCCCCTCCTCGACCTCGGGCTGCGCCGAGACGACTGCGAGCGCATCATCACCGAGGCCGGCCTGCCAGTACCGCCCAAGAGCTCCTGCTTCTTCTGCCCCTTCCGTACCGTCGACGCCTGGCGTCACCAGCGTCGCCACGAGCCCGAATTGTTCGCACAGTCGGTCCGGCTGGAGGAGACGATCAACCGCCGACGGGCGGCGCTCGGCCGGGATGACGTCTATCTCACGCGGTACGGGATCCCGCTCACCCAAGCCATCCCCGATGAGAGCCCGGGGGAAGGCGAAGTCGATGAGGGTGACGGGGCATGCGACTCCGGCTGGTGCATGACCTGA